A window of uncultured Draconibacterium sp. contains these coding sequences:
- a CDS encoding RNA polymerase sigma factor, translating into MTEKLSDELLMKQLARGNKNAAGILYDRNHKKVYGYFVRMTNDVEVSRDLTQNVFLKILKYNQSWKPDKVFAYWMFRIARNVLVDYYRGSKRFFELEDEKSIAGKDAYYSIKEMETKEAYDFLMEAMSQLPPGSRELIELNRFQGFSYKEMAETLSSNENAVKVKTFRAIQKLKEIYTKIIIE; encoded by the coding sequence ATGACAGAAAAACTGAGCGACGAATTATTAATGAAGCAACTGGCCCGTGGTAATAAAAATGCTGCAGGCATACTCTACGACAGAAACCATAAAAAAGTATATGGGTATTTTGTACGGATGACCAATGATGTGGAGGTCAGCAGAGACCTCACTCAAAACGTTTTTTTGAAAATACTGAAATACAATCAAAGCTGGAAACCAGATAAAGTGTTTGCCTACTGGATGTTCCGGATTGCGCGAAATGTATTGGTAGATTATTACCGCGGGTCGAAAAGGTTCTTTGAATTGGAAGACGAAAAAAGTATAGCAGGAAAAGATGCCTACTACTCGATTAAAGAAATGGAAACAAAAGAAGCGTATGATTTTTTAATGGAAGCCATGTCGCAGCTACCACCCGGTTCGCGCGAATTAATTGAGTTAAACAGGTTTCAGGGATTTTCATACAAAGAAATGGCAGAAACTTTATCGTCGAACGAAAATGCTGTAAAAGTGAAAACATTTAGAGCCATTCAGAAACTAAAAGAGATTTACACAAAAATCATAATCGAATAA
- a CDS encoding GxxExxY protein, with the protein MLSKNEIEKIGKQIVDAAFEVHSELGPGLLESVYEICLVEELKERGLSVERQVKLPVVYKNKILQKEFIIDILVENEIVIELKAVEILLPVHEVQTLTYMKLADMRLGYLINFNVPLIKQGIKRKINGYF; encoded by the coding sequence ATGCTTTCAAAAAACGAAATAGAAAAGATTGGGAAACAGATTGTGGATGCAGCTTTTGAAGTGCATTCTGAATTGGGACCTGGTTTGCTCGAATCTGTTTACGAAATTTGCTTAGTCGAAGAATTAAAAGAACGTGGTCTTTCTGTCGAGAGGCAAGTAAAACTGCCTGTTGTATATAAAAATAAAATATTACAAAAAGAATTTATCATTGATATATTGGTTGAAAATGAAATTGTTATTGAATTAAAAGCGGTTGAAATCCTATTGCCAGTTCATGAAGTACAGACTTTAACTTATATGAAATTAGCTGACATGAGATTAGGCTATTTAATCAATTTTAATGTCCCATTAATCAAACAAGGTATTAAACGAAAAATAAACGGATACTTTTAA
- a CDS encoding methylmalonyl-CoA mutase family protein has translation MADIKQKLFAEFPPITTEEWEAKINADLKGKDYERALVWRTQEGFNVRPYYRQENLKELNYLDSLPGEFPFVRGNKKTNNDWFVRQNIFVQDFAEANKKALNVLGKGVTSLGFLFSECGSVTKESLAVLLKDICLEAAEVNLVCSCDNSNCAQIFADYISEGDWDNDKVVASVSIDPIGTMVLQGKLDTDAVATLKANIEKAKAVKNLRTIAVHGKFFANSGSSIAQELAFSLAQGAEYLTLLTEAGISIDDAARAIKFNMGISNNYFMEIAKLRTARLLWSKIVEAYGPECKCSAKLIAHSETNRYNKTVYDPYVNMLRTQTEAMSAVLGGAHSVTVLPFNAIYEETTEFSERIARNQQALLKEESHLDKIADPSAGSYYIENLTASLADEAWKLFLAVQDKGGFIAAFKEGFIQSEIKAMAAQRDKNIALRRENLLGTNQFPNFTEKITAQFDGSLFEAVDLTVEGAEVETLKPYRGAQAFEALRYTTDMYSKDNKRPLAFMLTIGNLTFRKARAQFSCNFFAVAGFTVIDNNGFATAEEGVAAAKAAGADIVVVCSSDDEYAEIVPAVAEQLNDEILVVAGAPACQAELEAKGITNFIHVKSNILEELKSYQNKLGI, from the coding sequence ATGGCAGATATAAAGCAAAAGCTTTTCGCTGAATTTCCTCCGATAACTACTGAGGAGTGGGAAGCAAAAATTAATGCCGATTTAAAAGGCAAAGATTACGAAAGAGCATTGGTGTGGAGAACCCAGGAAGGATTCAATGTTCGTCCGTATTACCGTCAGGAAAACCTAAAAGAATTAAACTACCTGGATTCATTGCCAGGAGAATTTCCATTTGTACGGGGAAACAAAAAAACCAACAACGATTGGTTTGTTCGTCAAAACATTTTTGTGCAGGATTTTGCCGAAGCCAACAAAAAGGCTTTAAATGTTTTAGGCAAAGGTGTAACATCGCTTGGATTTCTTTTTAGCGAATGTGGTTCGGTTACAAAAGAGAGCCTGGCTGTTTTGTTAAAAGACATTTGTTTGGAAGCCGCTGAAGTAAACCTGGTTTGCTCGTGCGACAATTCAAACTGTGCTCAGATTTTCGCCGATTACATTTCGGAAGGAGACTGGGATAACGACAAAGTGGTAGCTTCAGTTTCTATTGACCCAATCGGAACAATGGTTTTACAAGGCAAGCTCGACACTGATGCCGTTGCTACGCTAAAAGCAAACATCGAAAAAGCAAAAGCCGTTAAAAACCTGCGAACAATAGCTGTTCACGGTAAATTTTTCGCCAACAGTGGTTCATCAATCGCTCAGGAGTTGGCTTTCTCGCTGGCGCAAGGTGCCGAGTATTTGACTTTGCTTACCGAAGCCGGTATTAGCATCGACGATGCAGCGCGTGCCATTAAATTCAATATGGGTATCAGCAACAACTATTTCATGGAAATTGCCAAGTTGCGTACCGCTCGTTTGTTGTGGTCTAAAATTGTTGAAGCTTACGGTCCTGAGTGCAAATGTTCAGCAAAACTGATTGCACACAGCGAAACCAACCGCTACAACAAAACCGTTTACGATCCGTATGTAAATATGCTTCGTACACAAACCGAAGCCATGTCGGCTGTTTTAGGTGGTGCGCACTCGGTAACAGTTTTACCGTTTAACGCCATTTACGAAGAAACAACCGAATTTTCGGAAAGAATTGCCCGCAACCAGCAGGCTTTGTTAAAAGAAGAGTCGCACCTCGATAAAATTGCTGACCCTTCTGCAGGTTCGTATTACATCGAAAACCTAACTGCATCGTTGGCTGATGAAGCCTGGAAATTGTTCCTTGCCGTTCAGGACAAAGGTGGTTTTATTGCCGCTTTTAAAGAAGGATTTATTCAGTCGGAAATTAAAGCAATGGCCGCACAACGCGACAAAAACATTGCCTTACGCCGCGAAAATCTGCTGGGCACAAACCAGTTCCCAAACTTTACTGAGAAAATTACAGCTCAATTCGACGGTTCGCTTTTCGAAGCTGTTGATTTAACAGTGGAAGGTGCTGAAGTTGAAACGTTAAAACCGTATCGTGGAGCACAAGCTTTTGAAGCATTACGTTACACAACCGATATGTATTCGAAAGACAACAAACGTCCGCTTGCATTTATGTTGACCATCGGAAATCTTACTTTCCGCAAGGCGCGTGCACAGTTTAGCTGTAACTTTTTTGCCGTTGCCGGTTTCACAGTAATCGACAATAACGGATTTGCAACTGCCGAAGAAGGTGTTGCTGCGGCAAAAGCTGCCGGTGCCGACATTGTAGTAGTTTGTAGTTCGGATGATGAGTATGCTGAAATTGTTCCAGCTGTTGCTGAGCAATTAAACGATGAAATTCTGGTTGTTGCCGGAGCTCCTGCTTGTCAGGCAGAATTGGAAGCAAAAGGAATTACCAACTTCATTCATGTGAAGAGTAATATTTTGGAAGAACTTAAGTCGTATCAAAATAAATTGGGAATCTAA
- a CDS encoding N-6 DNA methylase, with translation MPICTKLEISEYLNITEFKDFIFEVHKNGDNPRIEYFKLQAKLVGADYIYCIKNELEEKLIPFIYIYDERGCDSNPNTLSEINKKVWTVGEVPLAISIFSDEIKIIDTRKPISEREEANIYKAVKVISDELKSQIFRGRILEESSNDYLKLSPYEKLLAHIEANILNRQKEIGCGIDLLKRLVVKFILIKYLEEQTDENDENVFTKNYFNQFSCTINLVERNFCDILRNGDIVSLLNSLDKKFNGGIFRIVDQEEIQEIRNSNFNPIADALDGDKELEGQIRIWRLYDFNLLPIEFISRLYERFVTSGNKQKSFGAYYTPPHLARLLVDEVLPFDKSIDFNNFRILDPTCGSGIFLTLAYKRLITIWMLSNNKTSIKGKKDIEAIQNILSNCIYGIDISADALAITATSLQIELTSHIRPKEIWENLQFQDLEEHGNLKEVGFFKWYSSQTNNYDIILGNPPFNLDEKIVRENELLGKDVDYSKFKYLDFNKKYKEFPYKNPALTILYFCLSNLLSENGEIFLVLPSSSFLYMPTSDKFRTTIFKYWNVAKIYDFTLLMNHLWGTKSPTATIAIKVNKQFSNSNAINHYVIRNTFLNEKGSVFFQIDKYDRFRVNKSEAIQSNFPWKLHLFGGGKLKLFFDKYKSNFISIKDYINTNGFYSTGLRNAKEAKRTIDIKGEKKLVSNNFKQDILDNRCIENVKSSEIYRHDVRDIFEPPNVLIRLNLNYSLPSIYNKEKIFFRPGVIGIKVNKLEQFEKHFKLNREFYITLIHLSSSKTFIQQAGSYSIDANDVLQLPINVDEMNNLIPFPKVSAMEKIVFEDTKLFIEDFKNASGLFYTKVNKTRLDNYEKALCEILNEMFTVEKFKFRTTRKIIEDDYTWITFEHNEAETNLETCFSSTNENLFKEILSDALTNSALSINQVITYYGEKNKISFIKPSTYKYWMQSIAYRDAENVKADLFNQGY, from the coding sequence ATGCCCATTTGTACAAAACTTGAAATATCTGAATATCTGAACATTACAGAATTTAAAGACTTCATTTTCGAGGTACATAAAAATGGGGATAATCCTCGCATTGAATATTTCAAGCTACAAGCCAAACTTGTCGGTGCAGATTATATTTATTGCATTAAAAATGAACTTGAAGAGAAGCTGATTCCATTTATTTATATTTATGATGAAAGAGGATGTGACTCAAATCCAAACACTTTATCAGAAATAAATAAAAAAGTTTGGACTGTTGGAGAAGTTCCTCTTGCGATCTCGATCTTTAGTGATGAAATAAAAATTATTGATACAAGAAAACCTATCTCCGAAAGAGAAGAAGCAAATATTTATAAGGCTGTAAAAGTCATCTCCGATGAATTAAAATCTCAGATTTTTAGGGGGAGAATACTTGAAGAATCATCCAATGACTACCTAAAATTATCTCCTTATGAAAAGTTATTAGCTCATATTGAAGCCAATATTTTAAATAGACAAAAGGAAATTGGGTGTGGAATTGATCTATTAAAACGTCTAGTCGTAAAATTTATTTTAATTAAGTATCTTGAAGAACAAACTGATGAAAATGACGAAAACGTCTTCACCAAAAACTATTTCAATCAGTTCTCTTGTACAATTAATCTTGTGGAAAGAAATTTCTGCGACATTTTAAGAAATGGAGATATTGTTTCTTTACTAAATAGCCTTGATAAAAAATTCAACGGCGGTATTTTCAGAATAGTAGACCAAGAAGAAATTCAAGAAATAAGGAACAGTAACTTTAATCCAATTGCTGATGCTTTAGATGGTGACAAAGAACTTGAAGGTCAAATTAGAATCTGGCGTTTATATGACTTCAATTTATTACCAATTGAATTTATAAGTAGGTTATATGAGCGTTTCGTTACTTCGGGAAATAAACAAAAATCATTTGGTGCATATTATACTCCTCCTCATTTGGCGAGACTATTAGTCGATGAAGTGTTGCCATTTGATAAAAGTATTGACTTTAATAATTTTAGAATTTTAGATCCAACATGTGGCTCTGGCATTTTTTTAACGTTAGCCTATAAACGACTAATAACTATCTGGATGCTCTCAAATAATAAAACCTCAATTAAAGGGAAAAAAGATATTGAAGCCATTCAAAATATTTTGTCGAATTGTATATACGGTATTGATATTAGTGCTGATGCGTTGGCAATTACGGCTACTTCACTACAAATAGAGTTAACCAGCCATATTCGCCCTAAAGAAATATGGGAGAATTTGCAGTTTCAAGATCTAGAAGAGCATGGTAACCTAAAAGAAGTTGGCTTTTTTAAATGGTATTCCTCACAAACAAATAATTATGATATAATTCTCGGAAATCCCCCCTTTAATTTAGATGAAAAAATTGTTAGAGAAAATGAATTGTTAGGCAAAGATGTCGATTATTCAAAATTCAAGTATCTCGATTTTAATAAAAAATATAAAGAATTTCCTTACAAAAATCCGGCACTAACTATATTGTATTTTTGTCTATCGAATTTACTTTCTGAAAACGGTGAAATCTTTTTGGTGTTGCCCTCCTCATCCTTTCTTTACATGCCAACTTCTGACAAATTTAGAACTACAATATTTAAATATTGGAACGTTGCTAAAATTTATGATTTTACTCTCTTAATGAATCATCTTTGGGGCACAAAATCTCCTACTGCAACAATCGCAATAAAAGTGAACAAACAATTTAGTAACTCAAATGCTATAAATCACTACGTTATTCGAAATACCTTTCTTAATGAGAAAGGATCAGTATTTTTCCAAATTGATAAATACGATAGATTTCGAGTTAATAAATCCGAAGCGATTCAATCCAATTTTCCATGGAAACTACATTTATTTGGAGGAGGGAAGTTGAAATTATTTTTTGATAAGTATAAATCAAACTTCATATCAATCAAAGATTATATTAATACAAATGGTTTCTATTCAACCGGCTTAAGGAATGCAAAAGAAGCGAAAAGAACAATTGATATCAAGGGAGAAAAAAAACTTGTTTCTAATAATTTCAAGCAAGATATTCTTGATAATAGATGCATCGAGAATGTAAAAAGTTCAGAGATATACAGACACGACGTAAGGGATATATTTGAACCACCGAATGTGTTGATAAGATTAAACCTTAACTATTCTCTGCCTAGTATTTACAATAAGGAAAAGATATTTTTCCGACCAGGAGTTATTGGAATAAAAGTTAACAAGCTCGAACAGTTCGAAAAACACTTTAAGCTAAACAGAGAATTTTACATTACATTAATTCATTTGTCTTCTTCTAAAACTTTTATTCAACAAGCAGGGAGTTATAGTATTGATGCTAATGACGTTTTGCAACTACCAATTAATGTTGATGAAATGAATAATTTAATCCCATTTCCCAAAGTTAGTGCGATGGAAAAGATCGTATTTGAAGATACTAAACTTTTTATTGAAGATTTTAAAAATGCATCAGGATTGTTTTACACAAAGGTGAATAAAACAAGGCTTGACAATTATGAAAAGGCATTGTGTGAGATATTGAATGAAATGTTCACAGTGGAAAAGTTTAAATTTCGTACAACCAGAAAAATTATCGAAGATGATTATACATGGATCACATTTGAACACAACGAAGCAGAGACAAATTTAGAAACGTGTTTTTCATCAACTAACGAAAACCTATTTAAAGAAATTCTATCGGATGCACTGACAAATAGTGCGTTAAGCATTAATCAAGTTATAACATATTATGGTGAAAAAAATAAAATTAGCTTTATAAAACCATCAACCTACAAATATTGGATGCAAAGTATCGCCTACCGTGATGCTGAAAATGTTAAGGCCGATTTATTTAATCAAGGATACTAA
- the scpA gene encoding methylmalonyl-CoA mutase, whose amino-acid sequence MKPNFKDINIKAATPQKDTAEWAEKNNIRKDWNTPEQIPVKPVYTKEDLEGMEQLNYAAGLAPYLRGPYSAMYAMRPWTIRQYAGFSTAEESNAFYRRNLAAGQKGLSVAFDLATHRGYDSDHPRVIGDVGKAGVAIDSILDMKILFDQIPLDKMSVSMTMNGAVLPVLAFYIVTGLEQGATLEQLSGTIQNDILKEFMVRNTYIYPPEFSMKIIADIFEYTSQKMPKFNSISISGYHMQEAGATADIEMAYTLADGLDYLRAGINAGMDIDAFAPRLSFFWAVGMNHFMEIAKMRAARMIWAKLVKQFNPKNPKSMALRTHSQTSGWSLTEQDPFNNVGRTAIEAMAATLGGTQSLHTNALDEAIALPTDFSARIARNTQLYIQQETELCRSADPWAGSYYVETLTKELADKAWALIEEVEKLGGMAKAIETGVPKMRIEEAAARAQGKIDGGTQTIVGVNKYRLEKEDPIDILEVDNTAVRLSQIERLNKLRAERNEEEVQASLAAITKAAETGKGNLLELAVDAAQKRASLGEISDACEKVAGRYKAVIRTIEGVYKAEAQDKSEFQEAQALAKKFAEMQGRQPRIMIAKMGQDGHDRGAKVVATGYADLGFDVDMGPLFQTPEESAKQAVENDVHVVGVSSLAAGHKTLVPAIIEELKKLGRDDIMVICGGVIPAQDYQFLYDAGAVAIFGPGTSVAKAGKQILEVLIEAYKED is encoded by the coding sequence ATGAAACCGAATTTTAAAGACATAAACATAAAAGCAGCAACTCCGCAGAAAGATACTGCAGAGTGGGCTGAAAAGAACAACATCAGAAAAGACTGGAACACACCGGAGCAAATTCCGGTAAAACCGGTTTACACCAAAGAAGATTTGGAAGGAATGGAGCAATTGAATTATGCTGCCGGACTAGCACCTTATCTTCGCGGACCTTACTCGGCAATGTACGCCATGCGTCCATGGACCATTCGTCAGTACGCGGGTTTTTCTACTGCTGAAGAATCGAATGCATTTTACCGTCGTAACCTGGCTGCCGGACAAAAAGGTTTGTCGGTTGCATTCGACCTTGCAACACACCGTGGATACGACTCTGATCACCCACGTGTGATTGGCGACGTTGGTAAAGCAGGAGTAGCCATCGACTCGATTTTGGATATGAAAATCCTTTTCGACCAGATTCCTTTGGATAAAATGTCGGTATCGATGACCATGAACGGAGCAGTACTTCCGGTATTGGCTTTCTACATTGTTACAGGTTTGGAACAAGGAGCAACTTTGGAGCAACTTTCGGGTACCATCCAAAACGATATTCTAAAAGAATTTATGGTGCGTAACACATACATTTACCCACCGGAATTCTCAATGAAAATTATTGCTGACATTTTCGAGTACACATCTCAGAAAATGCCGAAGTTCAACTCGATCTCAATTTCGGGTTACCACATGCAGGAAGCAGGTGCAACTGCCGACATTGAAATGGCTTACACATTGGCCGATGGATTGGATTACTTGCGTGCAGGTATAAATGCCGGAATGGACATCGATGCTTTCGCACCACGTTTATCGTTCTTCTGGGCGGTTGGAATGAACCACTTTATGGAGATCGCAAAAATGCGTGCAGCTCGTATGATCTGGGCAAAATTGGTAAAACAATTCAACCCAAAAAATCCAAAATCGATGGCATTGCGTACGCACTCGCAAACTTCGGGATGGTCGTTAACCGAGCAAGATCCTTTCAACAATGTGGGCCGTACTGCAATTGAAGCAATGGCTGCAACATTGGGAGGAACACAGAGTTTGCACACCAACGCACTGGATGAGGCGATTGCATTACCAACCGATTTCTCGGCACGTATTGCACGTAACACTCAGCTGTATATTCAGCAGGAAACTGAACTTTGTCGCTCGGCTGATCCATGGGCAGGTTCGTACTACGTTGAAACTTTAACAAAAGAACTGGCCGACAAAGCATGGGCATTGATCGAAGAAGTTGAAAAACTTGGAGGTATGGCAAAAGCCATCGAAACAGGTGTTCCGAAAATGCGTATTGAAGAGGCTGCAGCACGTGCACAGGGAAAAATCGACGGTGGTACTCAAACCATTGTGGGTGTAAATAAATACCGTTTGGAAAAAGAAGATCCGATTGATATTTTGGAAGTGGACAACACTGCAGTACGTTTGTCGCAAATCGAAAGATTGAATAAATTGCGTGCAGAACGTAACGAAGAAGAAGTTCAGGCATCGTTGGCAGCCATTACCAAAGCAGCCGAAACAGGCAAAGGAAACTTATTGGAATTAGCAGTTGACGCGGCACAAAAACGTGCATCGTTGGGTGAAATTTCAGATGCTTGCGAAAAAGTTGCAGGAAGATACAAAGCAGTAATCAGAACTATTGAAGGCGTGTACAAAGCAGAAGCACAAGACAAGAGTGAGTTCCAGGAAGCTCAGGCACTGGCTAAGAAATTTGCAGAAATGCAGGGACGTCAGCCACGTATTATGATTGCAAAAATGGGTCAGGATGGTCACGACCGCGGAGCAAAAGTTGTTGCAACCGGTTACGCCGACCTTGGTTTCGATGTTGACATGGGACCATTATTCCAGACTCCGGAAGAAAGTGCCAAACAAGCCGTTGAAAACGACGTGCATGTTGTAGGTGTTTCTTCGCTGGCTGCAGGTCACAAAACATTGGTTCCTGCCATTATCGAAGAGCTTAAAAAATTAGGCCGCGACGATATTATGGTTATCTGCGGTGGAGTTATCCCTGCTCAGGATTACCAATTCTTGTACGATGCAGGTGCGGTTGCCATTTTTGGCCCTGGTACCAGTGTTGCAAAAGCAGGTAAACAAATTCTTGAAGTTTTAATTGAAGCTTATAAAGAAGACTAG
- a CDS encoding DUF4097 family beta strand repeat-containing protein produces MKTIAIFCAILLCTSTEVFSQKIIDEKIEVNNRETTMNFKFADDIVLEAWDKNYIELHVEVNIDDNKYNEYYALEIDKNGNDITLEEEIDFEKIKELKGSRNNCSFNTDLHYTLKIPKNLKVDLETISGEIELIGCEGQMSIHSISGFIDYSIPENHKANIDLSTITGDVYSNVKFDNKTKENISWVGTKQEFSLNGGSTEVDLKTVSGDIYLRKY; encoded by the coding sequence ATGAAAACAATAGCGATATTCTGTGCCATTCTTTTGTGCACATCAACAGAAGTATTCTCACAAAAAATTATTGATGAGAAAATAGAAGTGAACAACCGGGAAACAACAATGAATTTCAAATTTGCAGATGACATTGTATTAGAAGCCTGGGATAAAAATTACATTGAACTGCACGTTGAAGTAAACATTGACGACAACAAATACAACGAGTATTATGCATTGGAAATTGATAAAAACGGTAATGACATAACACTGGAAGAAGAAATTGATTTTGAAAAAATTAAAGAACTAAAAGGTTCGCGTAACAATTGCAGTTTCAATACCGATTTGCACTACACCCTCAAAATTCCCAAAAATCTGAAGGTTGATTTAGAAACCATTTCCGGAGAAATTGAATTGATTGGTTGTGAAGGACAAATGTCAATACATTCCATTAGCGGATTTATCGATTATTCCATCCCAGAAAACCACAAAGCCAATATTGATTTGTCGACAATTACAGGCGATGTTTACAGCAATGTAAAATTCGACAACAAAACGAAGGAAAACATTTCGTGGGTGGGAACTAAACAAGAATTTTCTCTGAATGGAGGCAGCACCGAAGTAGACCTGAAAACAGTAAGTGGCGACATTTATTTAAGAAAATACTAA
- a CDS encoding zf-HC2 domain-containing protein: MKCEEAKINIPEFIDGKLDESSRRAMENHIQSCESCREIYSEIKSFLKYTDSLPEIEPPKDMKAEFMLMAEMEGTDEKIRSLFVPAWIKAAAMIIVVFGTFAVGYFAGADKNNSQLLMAEMNELKQQVLLAGLRDYSGPQKIEAVYSVANMGETNTDLVDALVYTLNSDKNVNVRLAALNVLSGMMTKNEKVKTELINALVIQDNPLIQISLIQILTESGVKEAKENIELISGKDETDQNVKDYAENMIKTII; encoded by the coding sequence ATGAAGTGTGAAGAAGCAAAAATAAATATTCCGGAATTTATCGATGGGAAACTCGATGAATCGAGCCGCAGGGCAATGGAAAACCACATACAATCGTGTGAATCGTGCAGGGAAATTTATTCAGAAATAAAATCATTTTTGAAATATACCGATTCCCTTCCGGAGATTGAACCGCCGAAAGACATGAAGGCTGAATTTATGTTGATGGCTGAAATGGAAGGAACGGACGAAAAAATTCGTTCGCTGTTTGTTCCGGCGTGGATTAAAGCAGCTGCCATGATTATTGTAGTGTTCGGCACATTTGCAGTGGGTTATTTTGCGGGGGCAGACAAAAACAACAGCCAGTTATTAATGGCAGAAATGAATGAATTAAAACAGCAGGTACTATTGGCAGGTTTACGCGACTATTCGGGGCCGCAGAAAATTGAAGCCGTGTACAGTGTGGCAAACATGGGCGAAACAAATACCGACCTTGTTGATGCTTTGGTTTACACACTTAACAGCGACAAAAATGTTAATGTTCGCTTGGCAGCCTTAAATGTGTTATCAGGAATGATGACAAAAAATGAAAAAGTTAAAACCGAATTGATAAATGCCCTGGTTATTCAGGACAATCCACTGATTCAGATTTCGCTGATACAAATACTTACGGAATCGGGTGTAAAAGAAGCCAAAGAAAATATTGAACTGATTTCGGGCAAAGACGAAACCGATCAGAACGTAAAAGATTACGCAGAGAATATGATTAAAACAATTATATAA
- a CDS encoding DUF4097 family beta strand repeat-containing protein yields the protein MKRITILLVIFVLPLVLFSQENKFEYTPKVKNKIEVTDLLGKIMLKNTTGNAIVIESDFKLKKPDRADGLMLLGAAEDNTGLGVNLIEENGVVTIIGVTKKVKDHTYTISIPDGIAVNIDYHSPFANGDLEIDSYKGSLELKTLAAGVKLTNCTGPFTVSSISGDIEAVFGSLNQEQPTSLASVSGLVDVTLPASTKANIQVSNITGDVYNNLDLKNSSKQNDERSDGLKEIKHRNNSEYTLNGGGQKLFLKSVSGNIYLRKK from the coding sequence ATGAAAAGAATAACAATACTACTGGTAATATTTGTTTTGCCTCTGGTTCTTTTTAGCCAGGAAAACAAATTTGAATACACTCCAAAAGTAAAGAACAAGATTGAAGTGACTGATCTTTTGGGAAAGATTATGCTAAAGAATACAACAGGAAATGCAATTGTGATTGAGTCGGACTTTAAACTGAAAAAGCCAGACAGAGCAGATGGATTAATGTTGTTGGGAGCAGCAGAAGACAATACCGGACTTGGTGTTAACCTGATTGAAGAAAACGGTGTGGTTACAATAATTGGAGTTACAAAAAAGGTAAAAGACCACACCTATACAATTTCTATTCCCGATGGAATTGCAGTAAACATTGACTATCACAGTCCGTTTGCAAATGGTGATCTGGAAATCGACTCATACAAAGGAAGCCTGGAATTAAAAACCCTGGCAGCCGGAGTTAAACTAACCAATTGCACCGGGCCATTTACTGTGAGTTCAATAAGTGGCGATATTGAAGCCGTTTTTGGCAGCTTGAACCAGGAACAACCTACTTCGCTGGCATCGGTGAGCGGATTGGTTGATGTAACTTTGCCTGCCAGTACCAAGGCAAACATTCAGGTTTCCAACATTACAGGCGACGTATACAACAATCTCGACTTAAAAAACAGCTCGAAACAAAACGATGAACGCTCCGACGGTTTAAAGGAAATTAAACATCGAAACAACTCGGAATACACTTTAAATGGTGGCGGACAAAAATTGTTCTTAAAATCGGTATCGGGGAATATTTATTTGAGAAAAAAATAA